The DNA window CCACGCATCTGCCGCCCTTACAGGGTGGCCGTCGCCAACCACGTGACCTGCCAATTACCCAAATCCGACGCCATGTCATACATTGTCGCTACAGTCAAGCTGAAGCCGAAGGAAGCTCCTGGGGATAACTCAGCGTTCTTGTGGATGGAGCGTTTCGATAAAGCACCCGATGATGGAAGGGGGACCACAACGATGAGCGTAGAAACAGTCGCTCAGATCCGCGAGCGAGCACGTAACGATGCCTGGGCTGTGCTCGACCAGTACTGGGACGATGGTGTGTTCCCTGTTGACCCCATCAAGGTGGCTGGCGCGATGGGGATCAAGGTCTACTCTGCCTCTCTCGAAAGCGACTGCTTCGGCATGATCATCGGCGCGCCCGATGGCTCTGCTGACATCTACCTCGACGCGGACCAGCCGCTCAATCGCCTGAGGTTTACCTGTGCTCACGAGATCGGTCACTACGTAGACAACACATCGAAGATCGATGGGACCGAGCTCGCGTTCGTTGACCGCAGGAGTGACGCGGGACGTGGAACGGCGCCGGAAGTGTACGCAAACGAGTTCGCGGGAAGCCTGCTGATGCCTGCGGATCAGATCAGTCGAGAGTTGGAACGTAACCCGTCGATGACTCCGATGGAGCTCGCGGCGAAGTTTGAGGTGTCACTTGATGCTATGCGCTATCGACTGAACCTCCTCAAGAATGGATGACTCGGCACCGTTGGTCGAGAAAACAGACGTCTCCTCGACCAACGGCGGGGGCGCTAGCCAGGACGAAGCACGCGATCCTGAAACGGAGATCCCGCCGGCACGACGGGCCGATGAGGCTAAGGAAGACAGGGTAGTCGCGCTCAGAAATCTGGGTCGGGTCGGAGGCGACCGCAAACCGCTTAAGACCGATGACGACGCTGTGGGCGCGAATGACGTACGACTGCCCGGAGGCGGCGGTCTCGACGCAGGTTCAGCGACTCTGGTCACATTTCTCGGAATGCGGCCGTTCCTAAAGACATTTTTCTGGGTGGCAGACCGTGTGGGCGCGGACGACAAGACGCAGCGGGAGCGGTGCCAAGTGCACATGGCCGCGCATCCCAGGACATACAACACCTGCCTGGTGCTCGACTTGATACTCGTCTCTCTTTGCTGCCTAGTCATCATCTCGATCGCGGTTGGAGTGGCAGCGAAGACGATCTTTGGCTAAATTCCCGAGCACCCACCGCTCGGGGCCCGTTCCGCATCGTCACACGACGACACGGTTCGAAGTCCTTGGAACCGCATGGTGCCTCCCCTTGTTTTCTCACCAGCCTGTCTGCGGGGATTAAATCCGCTATGTGGCGGGTTCGGCCTCCACGCGCGTAGTCAAAATGACCACGCGCGACTTTGTAGCACCACGCGCCGTGGCTGCTCACTGAGTCATTCCTCTTCGCCAGCGAACTTCTCGTGCTGACTGATAAACCTGTCGATCTCCTGTGGCGAGATCTTTCGACCCTTGCCGACACGCACGTACTTAAGGCGTCCGGACGCCATCATGGCCCGCACGGTCGATGTGCCGAGTCCGAGGACCTCGGCCGCCTGGTCAGCTGACAGCAGCGCCTTGGCCTGAGTCGTCGTTGTAGCCGAGGCTGCAGGTCCGCTGCCGCGCAGGATGACTTCTACCACCGCCCGGAAAGCGTCGATGACCTTGGGCATGTCGCCGTCGCGCAGCGCGGACTGCCCTCCGGCGCGGTAAAAAGCTTCCATCGCGACGAGGGTCGCAGCGCTGACCGTCTCGCTCTCAGGCCGATGCCTGCTTGCCATCAATCCACCCAACGTTCGCGCGTGAAGGTGTTCTTCGCTTCGAAGCGCTCTACCTCCTCGATGGGGATCCTGACGGATCGTCCGAGGCGAAGAACGGAAAGGCGCCCGCTCTCGATCTGCCTGTATACGGCCATCGTGTTCGTTGCCCAGCGTTCAGCGAGTTGCTTGGCGGACATGTAGCGGACTGATGAGACGTCGTGGGCCGGTAGGGATTGCTGCGAGGACGCGTTCACGACGCAAGTCTGGCACTAGCACTTCTTGGGTTGACGCACGCCCCTTTTCGGTGAAATCACCAAAAAGGGGCACACCGGGCAAGTCGCTCAACCACGGTTGAGACCTAGCCCTCGTCCTCCTCCGCGGCCCTGAACAAGACCTGTTCAAAGTTCGGGGAGGCGGCGAATCCGTCGACGCGCTTCACCACCTCATCCTTCGCGATTTCCTTACCCACGCCGGACCCACAGATTGTGGCTTGCATGTGGATCAGGTCATCGATGGCAAGAACCAGGCCAGCAATCGTTTCTGGCTTAGAACCCCAGCCCTTCCCTGCAATCTGAGCAATCCAGTCCAGAACCTCCGCCGAGTCGGTACAGGAAAGGAGGTCCACCCTGTACTCGCCCGCGTCGGAATCGACGTTTACGAGTTGGTACGTGGCGGCTTCCAGCCGCCACGGCCCCCACTGGCGGGGCCGCTGGGGCTCACTGATGAAGGTGTCGACTCCTTGGGCGCTCATGCGAAAATCTTATGTGTCGAGCACCGTCTAGCACGGGAAAGCAGTCTGTCGGTGCGCCGCGGTACCTTTCTGCAATGACCGAAGACTTCGCCGCAGCGTGGTCGCGCCTGTCCCCAGAGCAGCAGGCAGAGTTAAAGCGAGATCCGTACGGTCCCATCCCCCCAGCGCTGCTCCCTCGCGTCGAACAGATCGGCGCGCTGCTGATGGGGATGCGTATCCGAACGAGCCCCGCAGGGGAAGTTCAGAAGTTCTTCTCCCGGCCGGTCGCAGACTTCGTGGCTCGGCAATAGCTCGGGCCGGTCCGCCGGCCGATCACGCCTCGGCGATCACCGCTGCTTCTCTCGGCTCACCGGTTCGGCGAACCATTACCGGGCCGTTCTTCGAAGCCCATTCCTCGTCCTCGCGCTGCATCCGCTTAGAACGATGCTCTGCTGGCTTCTCCCACCACGTCATCGCGCACGACTTCATGCGACGAGTATCCCAGGATTCCGTCCGCAGTGCGTCCGCAGTCCTCTCGCAACATGCCAATGATAGCCAACGCGGCCAA is part of the Rhodococcus sp. SGAir0479 genome and encodes:
- a CDS encoding ImmA/IrrE family metallo-endopeptidase codes for the protein MAVANHVTCQLPKSDAMSYIVATVKLKPKEAPGDNSAFLWMERFDKAPDDGRGTTTMSVETVAQIRERARNDAWAVLDQYWDDGVFPVDPIKVAGAMGIKVYSASLESDCFGMIIGAPDGSADIYLDADQPLNRLRFTCAHEIGHYVDNTSKIDGTELAFVDRRSDAGRGTAPEVYANEFAGSLLMPADQISRELERNPSMTPMELAAKFEVSLDAMRYRLNLLKNG
- a CDS encoding helix-turn-helix domain-containing protein, with amino-acid sequence MASRHRPESETVSAATLVAMEAFYRAGGQSALRDGDMPKVIDAFRAVVEVILRGSGPAASATTTTQAKALLSADQAAEVLGLGTSTVRAMMASGRLKYVRVGKGRKISPQEIDRFISQHEKFAGEEE
- a CDS encoding excisionase family DNA-binding protein; protein product: MNASSQQSLPAHDVSSVRYMSAKQLAERWATNTMAVYRQIESGRLSVLRLGRSVRIPIEEVERFEAKNTFTRERWVD